A genome region from Triticum aestivum cultivar Chinese Spring chromosome 2B, IWGSC CS RefSeq v2.1, whole genome shotgun sequence includes the following:
- the LOC123040314 gene encoding BRD4-interacting chromatin-remodeling complex-associated protein-like isoform X1, with product MAQLHSAASNAPCPGQEPSKIVPVSEGTTFGVIAGANTATPSVASLECASMTLCGTIKKHIIEHFHHKKPVPPKPEPKPQPHPDYHPVPKRPSRSRSRSPTQTTIPSLPCPPTAVAVAVDTMDTTDSSDPVSTTFRASTEIPMVSCSG from the coding sequence ATGGCTCAGCTCCATAGCGCCGCATCCAACGCGCCGTGCCCTGGCCAGGAGCCATCCAAGATCGTGCCGGTGTCCGAGGGCACCACCTTCGGTGTCATCGCCGGCGCCAATACCGCCACGCCATCCGTGGCGTCGCTCGAGTGTGCGTCCATGACCCTGTGCGGGACAATCAAGAAGCACATCATCGAGCACTTCCACCACAAGAAGCCCGTGCCACCGAAGCCGGagcccaagccccagcctcaccCGGACTACCACCCCGTGCCCAAGCGGCCAAGCCGGAGCCGAAGCCGCAGCCCCACCCAGACTACCATCCCGTCCCTCCCATGCCCACctacggcggtggcggtggcggtggatacCATGGACACCACTGACTCCAGTGATCCAGTCTCTACCACCTTCCGGGCCAGCACTGAAATCCCCATGGTTTCGTGCTCTGGGTGA
- the LOC123040313 gene encoding proline-rich protein 4-like: MAAPRALVLGVLLLIAVSNTEAASVVVGMAKCADCTRKNMKAEEAFKGLQVAIKCKSVHGDYESKAVGAVDRTGAFSVPLAADLHGADCVAQLHSAASNTPCLGQEPSKIAPVSEGTTFGVVAGAKTNVLASPECASATLLGPIKKHIIEHFHHKKPVPPKPEPKPQPHPDYGPVPKPEPKPQPHPDYHPIPPTPTYGGGGGGGGYHGHH, translated from the exons ATGGCAGCTCCGAGAGCACTCGTCCTCGGCGTCCTGCTGCTGATCGCCGTCTCCAACACCGAGGCCGCGTCCGTCGTCGTCGGCATGGCCAAGTGCGCCGACTGCACCAGGAAGAACATGAAGGCCGAGGAAGCCTTCAAGG GTCTTCAGGTGGCGATCAAGTGCAAGAGCGTCCACGGCGACTACGAGAGCAAGGCGGTGGGTGCCGTCGACCGCACCGGCGCCTTCAGCGTGCCCCTGGCCGCCGACCTCCACGGTGCCGACTGCGTCGCTCAGCTCCACAGCGCTGCCTCCAACACGCCGTGCCTCGGCCAGGAGCCATCCAAGATCGCGCCGGTGTCCGAGGGCACCACCTTCGGCGTTGTCGCCGGCGCCAAGACCAACGTGTTGGCATCGCCAGAGTGTGCGTCGGCGACCCTGCTCGGGCCGATCAAGAAGCACATCATCGAGCACTTCCACCACAAGAAGCCCGTGCCACCGAAGCCGGAGCCCAAGCCCCAGCCCCACCCAGACTACGGCCCGGTACCCAAGCCTGAGCCGAAGCCGCAGCCCCACCCGGACTACCACCCCATCCCTCCCACGcccacctacggcggcggcggcggtggcggtggatacCACGGACACCACTAA
- the LOC123040314 gene encoding uncharacterized protein isoform X2: protein MAAPTRALVLTVLLATAVSNAEAASVVVGLAKCADCTRKNIKAEEAFKGLQVAIRCKNVYGDYESKQGGGCPRRHRRLQRAPRF, encoded by the exons ATGGCGGCTCCAACGAGAGCACTGGTCCTCACCGTCCTCCTGGCGACCGCCGTTTCCAACGCCGAGGCGGCGTCCGTCGTCGTCGGTCTGGCCAAGTGCGCCGACTGCACCAGGAAGAACATCAAGGCCGAGGAAGCCTTCAAGG GTCTCCAGGTGGCGATCAGGTGCAAGAACGTCTACGGCGACTACGAGAGCAAGCAAGGCGGTGGGTGCCCTCGACGGCACCGGCGCCTTCAGCGTGCCCCTCGCTTCTGA
- the LOC123043371 gene encoding proline-rich protein 2 produces MPRLFHSSIELLATYFTQASSGVRFRGSGMVAPRALVLAVLLAIAVANAEAASVVVGLAKCADCTRKNLKAEEAFKGLQVAIKCKNVHGEYESKAVGGLDGTGAFSVPLAADLHDADCVAQLHSAASNAPCSGQEPSKIVPASEGTTFGIVAGDSIATRSAASPECASMTLCGPIKKHIIEHFHHKQPVPPKPEPKPQPHPDYHPVPKPQPHPDYHPVPPTPTYGGGGGGGGYHGHH; encoded by the exons ATGCCTCGCCTGTTCCATTCATCCATCGAGCTGCTAGCTACTTACTTCACACAGGCAAGTAGTGGAGTTCGATTCAGGGGTTCAGGCATGGTGGCTCCGAGAGCACTCGTCCTCGCCGTCCTGCTGGCGATCGCCGTCGCCAACGCCGAGGCGGCGTCGGTCGTCGTCGGCCTGGCCAAGTGCGCCGACTGCACCAGGAAGAACCTCAAGGCCGAGGAGGCCTTCAAGG GTCTCCAGGTGGCGATCAAGTGCAAGAACGTCCACGGCGAGTACGAGAGCAAGGCGGTGGGCGGCCTCGACGGCACCGGTGCCTTCAGCGTTCCCCTGGCGGCCGACCTCCACGACGCTGACTGCGTCGCTCAGCTCCACAGCGCCGCCTCCAACGCGCCGTGCTCCGGCCAGGAGCCATCCAAGATCGTGCCTGCTTCCGAGGGAACCACCTTCGGCATCGTCGCCGGCGACAGCATTGCCACGCGGTCTGCAGCGTCGCCAGAGTGCGCGTCCATGACCTTGTGCGGGCCGATCAAGAAGCACATCATCGAGCATTTCCACCACAAGCAGCCCGtgccgcccaagccggagcccaagcccCAGCCCCATCCTGACTATCACCCCGTGCCCAAGCCGCAGCCCCACCCGGACTACCACCCCGTCCCTCCCACGcccacctacggcggcggcggcggcggtggtggatacCATGGACACCACTAG
- the LOC123040317 gene encoding proline-rich protein 4, with protein sequence MAAPRALVLAVMLAVAVANAEAASVVVGLACADCTRKNIKTEKAFKGLHVAIKCKNVDGEYESKAVGALDGSGAFSVPLAADLHGADCVAQLHNAASNAPCSGQEPSKIVPVSEGTTFGVIAGAKTNALASPECASTTLCGPIKKHIIEHFHHKKPVPPKPEPKPQRHPDYHPVPKPEPKPHPHPDYHPVPPTPTYGGGGGGGYHGHH encoded by the exons ATGGCAGCTCCGAGAGCACTCGTCCTCGCCGTCATGCTGGCGGTTGCTGTTGCCAACGCCGAGGCGGCGTCCGTCGTCGTCGGACTGGCCTGCGCTGATTGCACCAGGAAGAACATCAAGACCGAGAAAGCCTTCAAGG GTCTCCATGTGGCGATCAAGTGCAAGAACGTCGACGGCGAGTACGAGAGCAAGGCGGTAGGTGCCCTTGACGGCAGCGGCGCCTTCAGCGTGCCCCTGGCCGCCGACCTCCACGGCGCCGACTGCGTCGCGCAGCTCCACAACGCCGCCTCCAACGCGCCGTGCTCCGGCCAGGAGCCATCCAAGATCGTGCCGGTGTCCGAGGGCACCACCTTCGGTGTCATCGCCGGTGCCAAGACGAACGCGCTGGCATCACCAGAGTGCGCGTCCACGACCCTGTGCGGGCCGATCAAGAAGCACATCATCGAGCACTTCCATCACAAGAAGCCCGtgccgcccaagccggagcccaagcccCAGCGCCACCCTGACTACCACCCTGTGCCCAAGCCCGAGCCCAAGCCGCATCCCCACCCGGACTACCACCCGGTCCCTCCCACGCCCACCtacggcggtggtggtggcggtggatacCACGGACACCACTGA
- the LOC123040316 gene encoding proline-rich protein 4, producing MAAPRALVLAVLLAVAVANAEAVSVVVGLAKCADCTMKNIKAEEAFKGLQVAIKCKNNAGDYESKAVGALDGTGAFSVPLAADLHGADCVAQLHSAASNAPCSGQEPSKIVPVSEGTTFGVVAGAKTDTVASPECASATLCGPIKKHIIEHFHHKKPVPPKPEPKPQPHPDYGPVPKPEPKPKPHPDYHPVPPTPTYGGGGGGGGGYHGHH from the exons ATGGCAGCTCCGAGAGCACTCGTCCTCGCCGTCCTGCTGGCGGTCGCCGTTGCCAACGCCGAGGCGGTGTCCGTCGTCGTCGGCCTGGCCAAGTGCGCTGACTGCACCATGAAGAACATCAAGGCCGAGGAAGCCTTCAAGG GTCTTCAGGTGGCGATCAAGTGCAAGAACAACGCTGGTGACTACGAGAGCAAGGCGGTGGGTGCCCTCGACGGCACCGGTGCCTTCAGCGTGCCCCTCGCCGCCGACCTCCACGGCGCCGACTGCGTTGCACAGCTCCACAGCGCCGCCTCCAACGCGCCATGCTCGGGCCAGGAGCCATCCAAGATCGTACCGGTGTCTGAGGGCACCACCTTCGGTGTCGTCGCCGGCGCCAAGACAGACACGGTGGCATCGCCAGAGTGCGCGTCCGCAACCCTGTGCGGGCCGATCAAGAAGCACATCATCGAGCACTTCCATCACAAGAAGCCCGtgccgcccaagccggagcccaagcccCAGCCCCACCCGGACTATGGCCCCGTGCCCAAGCCCGAACCCAAGCCGAAGCCCCACCCGGACTATCACCCCGTCCCTCCCACGCCCActtacggcggcggcggtggcggtggcggtggatacCACGGACACCACTGA